In Ananas comosus cultivar F153 linkage group 10, ASM154086v1, whole genome shotgun sequence, the following proteins share a genomic window:
- the LOC109716862 gene encoding bZIP transcription factor 44-like produces MGSSSGASTAGSITQIIQNSGSDDREDLQAVMRRRKQKRMQSNRESARRSRMRKQKHLDELAAQVSHLTEENGHVLMAVSFTTQQLLAVEAENTLLRTQAMELSSRLHSLNQILCCMNDAAAAAAAAGGVHGGDESYVMMMRPLIMASEDMVQLQYC; encoded by the coding sequence atGGGATCCTCTAGTGGGGCTTCAACAGCTGGGTCGATCACCCAGATTATACAGAATTCAGGATCCGACGATCGAGAGGATCTGCAAGCGGtgatgaggaggaggaagcaGAAGAGGATGCAGTCGAACCGCGAGTCGGCGCGGCGGTCGCGCATGCGGAAGCAGAAGCACCTGGACGAGCTGGCGGCGCAGGTGAGCCACCTGACGGAGGAGAACGGCCACGTGCTCATGGCCGTCAGCTTCACCACGCAGCAGCTGCTGGCGGTGGAGGCCGAGAACACCCTCCTCAGGACTCAGGCGATGGAGCTGAGCAGCAGGCTCCACTCCCTGAATCAGATCTTGTGCTGCATGAacgatgctgctgctgctgctgctgctgctggtggtGTTCATGGTGGTGATGAGAGCTACGTGATGATGATGAGGCCACTGATCATGGCTTCTGAGGATATGGTGCAGTTACAGTATTGTTGA